A region from the Acyrthosiphon pisum isolate AL4f chromosome A1, pea_aphid_22Mar2018_4r6ur, whole genome shotgun sequence genome encodes:
- the LOC100159379 gene encoding putative ATPase N2B: MKIPRLNIQIRTIYTSIRLHMKPSELYDQRVTDGQLINDDHQRQIVKQLDEVYKSLKSYSPPSQSVISKMFGRLKVPLNGVYMHGSVGCGKTMLMDLFFSCCEVEKKRRVHFDEFMLDIHNRVHNLRLSTKENFDAIPMVADTILEQSWLLCFDEFQVTDIANAMILKRLFTELFDKGMIMVATSNRKPDDLYKNGLQRFLFLPFIPVLKQHSIIVNLDSGIDYRVIRAKSGYKSYFVRDVDTIKDFENSIKSFTNSENDTVRPRTLIIMQRNLTFQRVCGQILDASFEELCERPLGAVDYLYLAQMFHTIAIRDVPQLDLDSLSPLRRFITLIDTLYDHKILVLIYADKPVKELFVAKKTGGLGDDQKVLMDDLDLQPESANAKANVFTGDEEIFAFDRTISRLIEMQSIDYWKNNRSKV, encoded by the exons ATGAAAATCCCACGATTAAATATCCAAATTCGCACAATTTACACTAGCATTCGTTTGCATATGAAGCCATCTGAACTCTACGATCAACGGGTGACTGATGGTCAATTGATCAATGATGATCATCAGCGCCAAATCGTCAAACAGCTAGATGAAGTGTATAAATCGTTAAAAAGTTATTCGCCACCATCACAAAgtgtaatttcaaaaatgtttggtaGACTTAAAGTGCCATTAAATGGTGTTTATATGCATGGATCAGTCGGATGTGGTAAAACCATGTtaatggatttatttttttcctgttgcgaa GTAGAAAAAAAACGACGAGTCCATTTTGATGAGTTCATGTTGGATATTCATAACAGAGTACATAATTTAAGATTGAGCACAAAAGAAAATTTTGATGCTATTCCTATGGTTGCTGATACAATACTAGAACAATCATGGTTACTTTGCTTTGATGAATTtcag GTGACTGACATAGCAAATGCAATGATATTGAAACGACTTTTCACAGAactttttgataaaggtatgaTTATGGTAGCGACCAGCAATCGTAAACCAGATGATCTATATAAGAATGGACTACAAaggtttttgtttttaccatTTATACCAGTATTAAAGCAACATTCTATAATCGTCAATTTGGATTCTGGTATTGATTATAGAGTTATAAGAGCAAAAAGTGGATACAAATCATATTTTGT aaGAGATGTTGATACCATAAAAGATTTTGAAAACTCCATTAAAAGTTTTACGAATAGTGAAAATGATACTGTTAGACCaagaacattaattattatgcaaagGAATCTTACATTCCAAAGAGTGTGTGGACAAATCTTGGATGCTTCATTTGAAGAGCTATGTGAACGG CCTTTAGGCGCTGTAGACTACTTATATTTAGCTCAAATGTTTCACACAATAGCTATTAGAGATGTTCCTCAACTTGATTTAGATTCATTATCACCATTGAGACGTTTTATCACTCTTATTGATACACTCTATGATCATAAG atattagtTCTAATATATGCAGATAAACCAGTAAAAGAATTATTTGTAGCTAAAAAAACAGGTGGATTAGGTGATGATCAGAAAGTTCTTATGGACGATTTAGATTTACAACCTGAATCg gccaATGCTAAAGCCAACGTCTTTACTGGGGATGAAGAAATATTTGCATTTGATCGTACAATATCAAGGCTCATAGAAATGCAATCAATTGACTATTGGAAAAATAACCGCTCAAAAGTATAA
- the LOC100163468 gene encoding uncharacterized protein LOC100163468, which yields MAINFYGKHKMAGVNECFSIGSVVMCTNCFDEEIEGEVLGFEPTTKMLILKCPSTNNNPLLNNINIVNLAFAKDVQVKKESSFNPPPLPSLNLNRLNNRIKTQIQDKKRQISAMSANVSPEAQKLYLTITKTIPEVTWQGQNIVVYDQVIISPPYKADNVKGTGNQEDKAILYIKNIVEKFVKDTASQQVSSTPTTHRSKPAAATAAAPQPQ from the exons ATGGCGATAAACTTTTATGGGAAACACAAAATGGCCGGTGTCAACGAGTGTTTCTCCATCGGCAGCGTCGTCATGTGCACCAACTGCTTCGACGAGGAGATCGAGGGCGAGGTTCTCGGGTTCGAGCCCACCACGAAAATGCTAATACTGA AATGTCCATCTACTAATAATAACCCATTGTTAAACAACATCAACATAGTGAACCTAGCGTTTGCCAAAGATGTACAAGTCAAAAAGGAGTCCAGTTTCAATCCACCACCTTTGCCttcgttaaatttaaatagg TTAAATAATAGGATAAAAACTCAAATACAAGATAAGAAACGTCAAATATCAGCTATGTCTGCCAATGTTTCCCCTGAGgcacaaaaattgtatttgactatAACTAAAac GATTCCAGAAGTAACTTGGCAAGGGCAGAATATTGTCGTATATGATCAAGTGATAATTAGCCCACCATACAAGGCTGATAATGTCAAAGGAACTGGAAATCAAGAGGACAAAGCTATTTTGTACATAAAGAATATT gTGGAAAAATTTGTTAAAGACACAGCTTCTCAACAAGTTTCATCCACACCAACAACCCATCGGAGCAAGCCTGCTGCTGCTACTGCGGCAGCGCCACAGCCACAATAA